The Achromobacter deleyi genome has a window encoding:
- a CDS encoding oxidoreductase — translation MQSAKTMLITGVSSGFGRALAEEALAAGYRVVGTVRSEQARQSFESLNPASAFGRVLDVTDFDSLENVISEIEANVGPLDVLVNNAGYGHEGVVEESPLAEMRRQFDVNVFGAVAVMKSVLPYMRQRRRGHILNITSMGGFITMPGIAYYCGSKFALEGISEALGKEVRPFGIRVTAVAPGSFRTQWAGRSMVRTPRSIPDYDSLFDPIRKGREEKSGRQLGNPAKAARAMLSIIESDEPPSHLLLGSDALGLVREKLSSLSAELDAWEAVTRSTDG, via the coding sequence ATGCAATCAGCCAAAACCATGCTCATCACCGGCGTCAGTAGCGGCTTCGGACGCGCCTTGGCCGAAGAAGCGCTCGCCGCGGGGTATCGGGTCGTCGGCACGGTACGAAGCGAGCAGGCAAGACAGAGCTTTGAATCGCTCAACCCCGCAAGCGCATTTGGCCGGGTGCTGGACGTGACCGACTTCGACTCGCTCGAAAACGTCATCAGCGAAATTGAGGCAAACGTGGGGCCCCTGGACGTGCTGGTGAACAACGCCGGCTATGGTCACGAGGGCGTCGTGGAAGAATCGCCGCTTGCTGAAATGCGTAGGCAATTCGATGTGAACGTGTTCGGCGCCGTGGCCGTCATGAAGAGTGTGTTGCCGTACATGCGCCAGCGGCGGCGTGGACATATTCTCAACATCACGTCGATGGGCGGCTTTATCACCATGCCGGGAATCGCCTACTACTGCGGCAGCAAATTTGCATTGGAAGGCATTTCCGAGGCCCTGGGCAAAGAGGTCAGGCCGTTCGGAATCCGCGTGACCGCGGTCGCGCCCGGATCTTTTCGCACCCAGTGGGCCGGCCGTTCGATGGTTAGAACGCCGCGTTCGATCCCGGACTACGATTCCCTGTTCGACCCGATCAGAAAGGGACGGGAAGAGAAAAGCGGCAGGCAGCTTGGGAATCCCGCGAAGGCTGCACGCGCGATGTTGTCCATTATCGAAAGCGACGAGCCGCCTTCGCATCTGCTGCTGGGAAGCGATGCGCTAGGTTTGGTCCGAGAAAAGCTGTCGTCACTGAGCGCGGAACTGGATGCATGGGAAGCTGTGACCAGATCGACGGACGGATGA
- a CDS encoding AraC family transcriptional regulator: protein MVALLTALAPQEGYNLTGLRDVRVLRSDRALARTPVLYDPGIVIVCQGRKRGFLGDRVYVYDEQHYLAVAVPVPFTMETDATPECPLLALYLHLDFQLAAELMIQMDRHGLPPAADVPEPMMSSPMDAAMRASVLRFLEAMNRPLEAAVLGPGLMRELYFRVLAGGQGNVMRAALAMQGQFGKIGKALERIHATYAEQLDLPGLARQAGMSVPTFHSHFKAITSTSPMQYVKSTRLHQARLLMVRQGMTAEAACHAVGYASASQFNREFKRLFGRTPAAETKRLRESFALPPAFPDSRFVSSH, encoded by the coding sequence ATGGTGGCCTTGCTGACCGCATTGGCTCCGCAGGAGGGCTACAACCTGACTGGATTGCGCGATGTACGTGTCCTGCGCTCGGACCGGGCGTTGGCTCGGACGCCGGTGCTATACGATCCAGGCATCGTGATCGTCTGCCAGGGTAGAAAGCGGGGATTCTTGGGCGACCGGGTCTATGTGTATGACGAGCAGCACTATCTCGCTGTCGCGGTGCCGGTCCCCTTCACGATGGAGACCGACGCGACGCCCGAGTGCCCATTGCTGGCCCTGTACCTGCACCTGGACTTTCAACTGGCGGCCGAGCTCATGATCCAGATGGACCGTCATGGATTGCCGCCGGCGGCTGACGTGCCGGAGCCCATGATGTCCAGCCCGATGGATGCGGCGATGCGAGCGTCCGTGCTGCGCTTCCTGGAAGCCATGAACCGGCCGCTAGAGGCGGCTGTCCTGGGCCCGGGGCTGATGCGCGAATTGTATTTCCGCGTTCTTGCCGGAGGGCAAGGCAACGTAATGCGTGCGGCGCTGGCGATGCAGGGGCAATTCGGAAAGATTGGGAAAGCGCTGGAGCGCATCCATGCGACCTATGCCGAGCAGCTCGACCTTCCCGGCCTTGCAAGACAGGCCGGCATGAGCGTGCCCACGTTCCACAGCCACTTCAAGGCCATTACGAGCACGTCGCCAATGCAGTACGTGAAATCCACCCGGCTGCATCAGGCTCGCTTGCTGATGGTACGCCAAGGCATGACAGCCGAGGCCGCATGCCATGCCGTGGGCTATGCCAGCGCTTCTCAATTCAATCGGGAATTCAAGCGGCTCTTTGGCCGGACACCCGCCGCGGAGACGAAGCGCCTGCGCGAGAGCTTCGCGCTGCCTCCAGCCTTTCCCGATTCGAGATTCGTCTCGTCTCATTGA
- a CDS encoding RNA polymerase sigma factor, with protein MLRDWARRSEHPQEAEDALQDAALGMLKRQGAALADPCAYLYQSSRNNLASGLRRLGQRAGVPLHDLAELEHPSSADASIELEGIQLAHSIDAALRELPEKCRQAYVWHRLDGLTQVEVAARMGVSLNTVERYIMRAMRHLRDALKIDAG; from the coding sequence ATGTTGCGCGACTGGGCGCGCCGCAGCGAGCATCCGCAAGAGGCGGAAGATGCACTGCAGGACGCGGCACTGGGCATGCTGAAGCGGCAAGGCGCCGCGCTTGCCGACCCTTGCGCCTACCTTTATCAATCCAGCCGCAACAACCTGGCTAGCGGCCTGCGCAGACTTGGCCAGCGAGCGGGCGTACCGCTGCATGACCTGGCCGAGCTTGAACATCCCTCTTCGGCCGACGCCAGCATCGAGCTGGAAGGCATCCAACTGGCCCATTCGATCGACGCCGCGTTGCGCGAGTTGCCGGAAAAGTGCCGTCAGGCCTATGTCTGGCATCGCCTGGATGGCCTGACCCAAGTCGAGGTGGCCGCCCGGATGGGGGTATCTCTCAATACCGTCGAACGCTATATCATGCGTGCCATGCGCCACTTGCGCGACGCGCTGAAAATCGACGCCGGCTGA
- a CDS encoding FecR family protein yields the protein MNAPLDPRQYSDPRDAAAAWFARARSGRMNDADRQDFDAWLGANPAHRKEYALLEHVWESTGQAGHERLRALAGVPPAAPGAPTSRNRRAALGWTLAGAGALGVAGLAVVVFQQGPASFERSLATAHGQRQTVLLPDQSAIDLNTDSRAVVRYYANRREVHLEAGEASFSVSADPSRPFVVRAGRAAVRVTGTRFNVRRWDDATEVAVSAGTVEVRGRGWASWRRERVGPGQGLLATRDGMTPAAAVDVAAATAWREGRIVLNNTPLPQAVAELNRYAPFTIRLDGARLAQVRVSGTLNVDSPATLLELLPRIAPVRVQAEGPGRYVLIPAP from the coding sequence ATGAACGCTCCTCTGGACCCCCGCCAATACTCCGATCCGCGCGACGCCGCGGCCGCGTGGTTCGCCCGCGCGCGGTCCGGACGCATGAACGACGCCGACCGCCAGGACTTCGACGCCTGGCTAGGGGCAAACCCGGCCCATCGCAAGGAATATGCGCTGCTGGAACACGTCTGGGAAAGCACGGGCCAGGCGGGACACGAGCGCTTGCGCGCCTTGGCCGGCGTGCCGCCCGCGGCGCCCGGAGCCCCGACGAGCCGCAACCGGAGAGCAGCGCTGGGCTGGACGCTGGCGGGTGCGGGCGCGCTGGGCGTTGCAGGCCTTGCCGTGGTCGTGTTCCAGCAAGGCCCCGCCAGCTTCGAGCGGTCGCTCGCCACCGCGCACGGCCAGCGCCAGACCGTGCTCCTGCCGGACCAGTCTGCGATCGACCTGAATACCGACAGCCGCGCCGTGGTGCGCTATTACGCGAACCGGCGCGAGGTCCACCTCGAGGCGGGCGAAGCCAGTTTCTCAGTGTCGGCCGATCCGTCCCGGCCCTTCGTGGTGCGCGCCGGGCGCGCGGCCGTGCGCGTGACCGGCACGCGTTTCAATGTCCGCAGATGGGATGACGCCACCGAAGTCGCGGTCAGCGCCGGAACGGTCGAAGTCCGCGGCCGGGGCTGGGCCTCGTGGCGCCGCGAAAGAGTGGGGCCGGGCCAGGGCCTGCTGGCCACCCGCGATGGCATGACGCCGGCTGCGGCCGTGGACGTGGCGGCCGCCACGGCCTGGCGCGAAGGCCGCATCGTTTTGAACAACACGCCATTGCCGCAAGCCGTGGCCGAACTTAACCGCTATGCGCCCTTCACCATACGATTGGACGGCGCGCGCCTGGCGCAGGTGAGGGTCTCGGGCACGTTGAACGTGGACTCTCCGGCCACCCTGCTGGAACTGCTGCCGCGCATCGCGCCGGTGCGGGTGCAGGCGGAGGGGCCGGGCCGCTATGTGCTGATCCCCGCACCGTAG
- a CDS encoding TonB-dependent siderophore receptor yields MTLRPYRNRRQHASARILLGRLSFALLSMTTLPAAALAAETAMVINSARQPLHEALVEIGRQMSIELLYDPALVAGKTAPPVAGRLTPQQALDRLLAGSGLIAVIENGKAVIEREPDNLDAATLSAITVTARRAEDGTTEGTGSYTSRVTSTASKTDLAFREVPQSVSVVTRQQIDDQRLTSVSDAMAHAAGITVQRANYNSFNFYSRGFQITSMQIDGGAPLALGAYTYDAGQDLAFYDRVEIMRGASGLLGGMGDPGGIVNLVRKKPLAETQFIVEASAGSWDNYRSMIDATGPLGFDGRLRGRAVAVYENSDSFLDDRGTESPQVYGVLEADLTRDTLLTLGGSYSKNRERGNGDGLPRYSDGRDLGLSRSTSLTQPWAQASTETRQLFAQLDQRFSERWRLKLNYTHERSDTRSTTAFAYGAINPLDGSGATWGGGRYVMDNSQNLFDANLSGGFDLFGQSHEILLGADYQRVEGTWNTGKPVDNWLVPVNVFDRNAWNPDMDVPLTTRYEPWGQEQKGMYGVLRFNPTSRLHLVAGARVSRYKFFQTVSTRKDAGSSWAVSSRTDYEEPTKTTPYGGVIYDLNDAWSVYASYSTIHKPQGLLKSGPAPGTSLPAIRGKSYEAGLKGELMDGRLNATLSLFNVERTGTGVIDRRYPESYDVWAGSCCYQAQGKVVSRGVDLEIGGEVMPGWELALGYTFNNSTDKSEDTVFSSITPRHLFKLSTAYTLPGSLSRWRVGGNAVVQSSTFVSGSVYSANGDATPYKFAQPGYAVIGLMAQYRFAPNWTVALNANNIFDKVYYERVGGADGGNWYGAPRNWMLTVRGTY; encoded by the coding sequence ATGACCCTCCGGCCTTACCGCAACCGCCGCCAGCACGCGAGCGCGCGCATTCTGCTGGGACGCCTGTCCTTCGCCCTGCTTTCCATGACGACCCTGCCCGCAGCCGCGCTGGCTGCCGAGACCGCCATGGTCATCAATTCGGCCCGCCAGCCGCTGCACGAGGCGCTGGTGGAAATCGGCCGCCAGATGTCGATAGAACTCCTGTACGACCCCGCGCTTGTCGCCGGCAAGACCGCGCCGCCCGTGGCCGGCCGGCTGACGCCGCAGCAGGCGCTGGACCGGCTGCTGGCCGGCAGCGGCCTGATCGCGGTCATAGAGAACGGCAAGGCCGTGATCGAGCGCGAACCCGACAACCTGGACGCCGCCACGCTGTCGGCCATCACCGTAACCGCCCGCCGCGCCGAAGACGGCACCACCGAAGGCACAGGCTCCTACACCAGCCGCGTCACCAGCACCGCGTCCAAGACCGACCTGGCCTTCCGCGAAGTGCCGCAGTCCGTGTCCGTGGTGACTCGCCAGCAGATCGACGACCAGCGCCTCACCAGCGTCAGCGATGCCATGGCGCACGCGGCAGGCATCACGGTGCAGCGCGCCAACTACAACTCGTTCAATTTCTACTCCCGCGGTTTCCAGATCACGAGCATGCAGATCGATGGCGGCGCGCCGCTGGCGCTGGGCGCGTACACCTACGACGCGGGCCAGGACCTGGCGTTCTACGATCGCGTCGAAATCATGCGCGGCGCGTCGGGCTTGCTGGGCGGCATGGGTGATCCGGGCGGCATCGTCAACCTGGTGCGCAAGAAGCCGCTGGCCGAGACCCAATTTATCGTCGAAGCCTCGGCCGGCAGCTGGGACAACTACCGCAGCATGATCGACGCCACGGGACCGCTGGGATTCGACGGCCGCTTGCGTGGCCGCGCCGTGGCCGTGTACGAAAACAGCGATTCTTTCCTGGATGACCGGGGTACGGAATCGCCCCAGGTGTACGGCGTGCTGGAAGCGGATCTCACGCGCGACACGCTGCTGACGCTGGGCGGCAGCTACTCCAAGAACCGCGAACGCGGCAACGGCGATGGCCTGCCCCGCTACTCGGACGGCCGGGACCTGGGCCTGTCGCGTTCGACCTCGTTGACCCAGCCGTGGGCGCAGGCGTCGACCGAGACCAGGCAGCTTTTCGCGCAGCTCGACCAGCGCTTCTCCGAACGCTGGCGCCTCAAGCTCAACTACACGCATGAGCGCAGCGACACGCGTTCGACCACCGCTTTTGCCTACGGCGCGATCAATCCGCTGGACGGCTCGGGCGCCACCTGGGGCGGCGGCCGGTACGTCATGGACAACAGCCAGAACCTGTTCGACGCCAACCTCAGTGGCGGCTTCGACCTGTTCGGACAGAGCCACGAGATCCTGCTGGGCGCGGACTATCAGCGCGTGGAAGGCACGTGGAATACCGGCAAACCGGTGGACAACTGGCTGGTGCCGGTCAACGTGTTCGACCGCAACGCCTGGAACCCCGACATGGACGTACCGCTGACCACCCGCTACGAACCTTGGGGCCAGGAGCAGAAAGGCATGTACGGCGTGCTGCGCTTCAATCCGACCTCGCGCCTGCACCTGGTGGCCGGCGCGCGCGTGAGCCGCTACAAGTTCTTCCAGACCGTTTCGACCCGGAAGGACGCCGGCTCCAGCTGGGCGGTCAGCTCGCGCACGGACTATGAGGAGCCCACGAAGACCACGCCCTACGGCGGCGTCATCTACGATCTGAACGACGCCTGGTCCGTCTATGCCAGCTATTCCACCATCCACAAGCCACAAGGCTTGCTGAAGTCCGGGCCGGCGCCAGGCACCTCGCTGCCCGCCATCCGGGGCAAGAGCTATGAAGCCGGCCTCAAGGGCGAACTGATGGACGGCCGCCTGAACGCCACGCTCAGCCTGTTCAACGTCGAACGCACCGGCACCGGCGTGATCGACCGGCGCTATCCGGAATCCTATGACGTCTGGGCCGGCAGTTGCTGCTACCAGGCGCAGGGCAAGGTCGTGAGCCGCGGCGTGGACCTGGAAATCGGCGGCGAAGTCATGCCGGGCTGGGAGCTCGCCCTGGGCTACACCTTCAACAATTCCACGGACAAAAGCGAAGACACGGTCTTCAGCTCGATCACGCCGCGCCACCTGTTCAAGCTCTCCACCGCCTACACCCTGCCAGGCTCGCTGTCGCGGTGGCGCGTCGGCGGCAATGCCGTCGTGCAGAGTTCCACCTTCGTCTCCGGGTCTGTCTACTCAGCCAACGGCGACGCCACTCCCTACAAGTTCGCCCAGCCGGGTTACGCCGTCATTGGCCTGATGGCGCAGTATCGCTTCGCGCCCAACTGGACCGTCGCGCTCAATGCCAACAACATTTTCGACAAGGTCTACTACGAGCGCGTGGGCGGAGCGGACGGCGGCAACTGGTATGGCGCGCCGCGCAACTGGATGCTGACGGTGCGCGGCACCTATTGA
- the fes gene encoding enterochelin esterase: protein MRKQNGLGWRDRVTSTALAVALAGMAPGMAAAQSGQGAVTPRAPADERIPLQKGEFLAGTWAADSGVTLDLLDSAGRHVRRLSDIEKPAGALMFVAPAEGVYTVRAQGQGAYRWAVTERLPLSAQRAPASAIDSPRLAALAATLAQGGTTGPFWDEVARQGTPLVEAVDATRDRVTFLWRGAERNVRLFGGPSSDHAQLARLGDSDVWHVSFVVPRSTRLSYRLAPDVPELPGSGMARRRAILATAQADPHNPKAYPEPGVDAFQTYSMLELADAPPQPWVEPRAGVPAGTVETLELRSDRLRNTRKIHLYRPAGWRPDGADNHVLVLFDAGAYLGRVPTPTILDNMIAAGVIPPTAALLIDNPTADSRGQELPPNPDFADFLAKELMPWARKQGIVAPAARTVIGGSSYGGLASAYAALRHPEVFGNVLSQSGSYWWAPSGEEDQWLTRQFVAVRKLPVRFFLGAGLFESGRGGQPGILETNRHLRDVLLAKGYRVTHREVAGGHDYLVWRGTLSDGLLDLIGTGR from the coding sequence ATGCGTAAACAGAACGGTTTGGGGTGGCGGGATCGCGTGACGTCGACGGCGCTGGCCGTGGCGCTGGCCGGCATGGCGCCGGGCATGGCGGCGGCACAGTCCGGGCAGGGCGCGGTGACGCCGCGGGCCCCTGCGGATGAACGGATTCCACTGCAAAAGGGAGAGTTCCTGGCGGGGACGTGGGCCGCGGACAGCGGCGTGACCCTGGATCTGCTGGACAGCGCGGGTCGTCACGTGCGCCGGTTGAGCGACATCGAGAAACCGGCGGGCGCGCTCATGTTCGTGGCGCCGGCCGAAGGCGTCTATACGGTGCGGGCGCAGGGGCAGGGCGCCTACCGTTGGGCTGTGACCGAACGCTTGCCCTTGTCGGCGCAGCGCGCGCCCGCGTCGGCGATCGACAGTCCGCGCCTGGCCGCGCTGGCGGCGACGCTGGCGCAAGGCGGCACGACCGGCCCCTTCTGGGACGAGGTGGCCCGGCAGGGCACGCCGCTGGTTGAAGCCGTGGATGCCACGCGCGACCGCGTCACGTTCCTGTGGCGCGGCGCCGAACGCAATGTGCGCCTGTTTGGCGGGCCGTCCTCGGACCACGCGCAACTGGCCCGGCTGGGCGATTCCGACGTCTGGCATGTCAGCTTCGTCGTGCCCAGATCGACGCGTCTGTCGTATCGCCTGGCGCCCGATGTGCCGGAGCTGCCGGGTTCAGGCATGGCGCGGCGGCGCGCGATCCTGGCCACGGCGCAAGCCGATCCGCATAATCCCAAGGCCTATCCTGAGCCGGGCGTCGATGCTTTCCAGACCTATTCCATGCTGGAGCTGGCGGATGCGCCGCCGCAGCCCTGGGTCGAACCGCGCGCGGGCGTGCCGGCGGGCACGGTGGAGACGCTGGAATTGCGCAGCGACCGCCTGCGCAATACGCGCAAGATCCACCTGTACCGTCCTGCGGGCTGGCGGCCGGATGGCGCGGACAACCATGTGCTGGTGCTGTTCGATGCTGGCGCCTATCTGGGCCGGGTGCCCACCCCGACCATTCTCGACAACATGATCGCCGCGGGCGTCATTCCCCCGACCGCGGCACTGCTCATCGACAATCCCACCGCGGACTCCCGAGGCCAGGAATTGCCGCCCAATCCGGACTTTGCCGACTTCCTGGCGAAAGAGCTGATGCCGTGGGCGCGCAAGCAAGGCATAGTCGCGCCCGCGGCGCGCACGGTCATCGGGGGTTCCAGCTATGGCGGGCTGGCGTCGGCCTATGCCGCGCTTCGTCATCCGGAGGTGTTCGGCAACGTGCTCAGCCAGTCGGGCTCTTATTGGTGGGCTCCGTCGGGCGAAGAGGACCAGTGGCTGACGCGGCAGTTCGTCGCGGTGCGCAAATTGCCGGTGCGCTTCTTCCTGGGGGCCGGCCTGTTCGAATCCGGACGTGGCGGCCAGCCGGGCATTCTTGAGACCAACCGCCACCTGCGGGACGTGCTGCTCGCCAAGGGCTATCGGGTAACGCACCGCGAGGTTGCGGGCGGCCACGATTACCTGGTCTGGCGCGGCACCTTGTCGGATGGGCTGCTGGACCTGATCGGCACGGGCAGGTAA
- a CDS encoding PepSY-associated TM helix domain-containing protein: MRADYIRIYKSVHTWTGILTGMALFIAFYAGALTVFKEPLARWATPQSTVLHVPLDEAPDLISRTLAARPEVAKGFNIHLQAAEHVPARMGWEVRDPQADEHDESSLRHYVAYVDPGGELRVEQSTPSGLTSFIDVLHRVVGLPVDSDPNRWVMGVIASLYAVALVSGVIVLLPSLVKDFFALRTGKNLKRMWLDAHNVVGIVSLPFHIIMALSSVVFAFHDGIYDLQDRLMYQGKLESVFQRPAGGGADAAARDPAAMLAPRDLVAKARSLAPGFEPSVLQYQQVTGPRAVVRVWGKDDSAVSPRARGGFVAIDPYSGKIINSDYLPGGQSAPNLWISSFFALHMASFGGVAVQWLYFLLGLAGAWLFYSGNLLWIETRRKRADRQTGAIPVQRLDTRLMASATVGVCLGCVCGISLMMVASKWLNGRVADLNAWLQGLYYLAFFACVAWAFLRGGAAAGVHLLWVAAALTLAIPATSLVGGLFPGSGLWAHTSAATLGVDATALASALGFVWMARASARRIGRGALDSAWAPKRLAPQDG; the protein is encoded by the coding sequence ATGAGAGCCGACTACATACGCATCTACAAATCGGTCCATACCTGGACGGGCATCCTGACGGGCATGGCGCTCTTCATTGCCTTCTATGCGGGTGCCTTGACCGTGTTCAAGGAGCCGCTGGCCCGATGGGCGACGCCGCAATCGACGGTCTTGCACGTACCCCTGGACGAGGCGCCGGACCTGATCTCCAGGACCCTGGCGGCGCGGCCGGAGGTGGCCAAGGGATTCAACATCCATCTGCAGGCGGCCGAGCATGTTCCCGCCCGCATGGGCTGGGAAGTCCGCGACCCGCAAGCCGACGAGCATGACGAATCGTCGCTGCGGCACTACGTCGCCTACGTCGATCCGGGCGGCGAGCTCAGGGTGGAGCAATCCACGCCCAGCGGGCTGACGTCGTTCATAGACGTGCTGCATCGCGTGGTGGGCCTGCCGGTCGACAGCGATCCCAACCGCTGGGTCATGGGCGTCATCGCATCGCTGTACGCGGTCGCTCTGGTATCCGGGGTCATCGTGCTGCTGCCGTCGCTGGTCAAGGACTTCTTCGCCTTGCGGACAGGCAAGAACCTGAAACGCATGTGGCTGGACGCGCACAACGTGGTGGGAATCGTGTCCCTGCCATTTCATATCATCATGGCGCTCAGCTCGGTCGTGTTCGCGTTTCACGATGGCATCTATGACCTGCAGGACAGGTTGATGTACCAGGGCAAACTGGAATCGGTCTTCCAACGGCCCGCCGGGGGCGGGGCGGACGCAGCCGCCCGCGACCCGGCCGCCATGCTGGCGCCGCGGGACCTGGTGGCCAAGGCGCGCAGCCTGGCGCCGGGTTTCGAGCCCAGCGTGCTGCAATACCAGCAAGTCACCGGTCCGCGCGCCGTGGTGCGCGTATGGGGCAAGGACGACAGCGCGGTGTCGCCGAGGGCGCGAGGCGGCTTCGTGGCGATCGATCCCTACTCAGGAAAGATCATCAATAGCGACTACCTGCCCGGCGGGCAGAGCGCACCCAATCTCTGGATCAGCAGCTTCTTCGCGCTGCACATGGCGTCTTTTGGGGGCGTGGCGGTGCAGTGGCTCTATTTTCTCCTTGGGCTGGCGGGCGCCTGGCTGTTCTATAGCGGCAACCTGCTCTGGATCGAGACGCGCCGCAAGCGCGCCGACCGGCAGACCGGGGCCATTCCGGTACAGCGGCTGGACACGCGGCTGATGGCGTCGGCGACTGTCGGCGTCTGCCTTGGGTGCGTGTGCGGCATTTCGTTGATGATGGTCGCCTCCAAATGGCTGAACGGGCGCGTCGCTGATCTGAACGCCTGGCTACAGGGGCTTTACTACCTGGCGTTTTTCGCTTGCGTGGCCTGGGCCTTCCTGCGCGGCGGCGCGGCAGCCGGGGTGCATCTGCTGTGGGTGGCCGCGGCACTGACGTTGGCCATTCCGGCGACATCCCTGGTGGGCGGCCTGTTTCCGGGGTCCGGGCTGTGGGCGCACACGTCGGCCGCGACGCTGGGCGTGGATGCGACGGCGCTGGCGTCGGCCTTGGGATTTGTCTGGATGGCAAGGGCCAGCGCGCGCCGGATCGGACGAGGCGCGCTCGATAGTGCGTGGGCCCCCAAGCGGCTTGCGCCCCAGGACGGATAG